A stretch of DNA from Asticcacaulis sp.:
CACCATCCTGCTCTATCTCGGTCACCACTTTCTGACCATGCCCGGCCAGTTCCCCATCTACCGCTACCAGTACAACAAGGAAGACCTGGTCAATTACAGCCTGGCGATCTGGCTTTCCATGACGTGGAACTTCTTCCTCAACAACCTGATCACCTTCCGCGATCGCCGCCTCAAGGGCTGGCGCATGTTTGGCGGCCTGATCCGTTTCTACATCGCCTGTTCGCTGGGCGCGCTGATCAGTCTGTGCCTGTCGCTGTTCATGAAGGATCAGTTGCATATTCATTATGTGGTGGCCGGCATTATTGCGACGCTGATTTCCAGTGTCTGGAACTACTGGGCGTCGACCCTGCTGTCGTGGCGTGACAAGAAGACCGGAGGCTGAGCCACCGGTTGCGATTAGAGCCCGACCCGATATGATGGATCTGGATCGTGCTCTAAGTTTTTGTTTTGACGCGCATCTTTGTCCAAAAAGTGCGTCACACTTT
This window harbors:
- a CDS encoding GtrA family protein, coding for MNAEGGVSKLDLRVVLDLGALLVEKATGGLLPAKFVLFAGVGLSGVVVYTILLYLGHHFLTMPGQFPIYRYQYNKEDLVNYSLAIWLSMTWNFFLNNLITFRDRRLKGWRMFGGLIRFYIACSLGALISLCLSLFMKDQLHIHYVVAGIIATLISSVWNYWASTLLSWRDKKTGG